TTCCCGCTGGTGTTCGAATTCCGGCGGCACAACGTGGGCGCCGAGATAGGTAGCCACCACCGTCGCAGGCCCCTCCTCCGCGAGCGCTTGTATCACCTCCAGCTGTTTGATCTCGTGGTCACGGTCCAACCCGTAGCCGCTCTTGATCTCGAGGGTGGTGGTGCCCAGGGTCAGGCACAGGCGGGCCCACCGCCGGGCCGCCCGCAGCAGTTGGTCGAAGGTAGCCGCGCGGGTTGCTTTGACCGTTGTGAAGATGCCGTCCCCTGCCCGCAGGATGTCCAGATAGGGCTTACCCTGCATGCGGGCTTCCCACTCGGCGGCTCTGTCGCCGGCGAATACCAGGTGCGTGTGCGGGTCCACAAAGCCGGGCAGCACCACGCCGCCCCGGGCGTCGATGACCTGGGCCGCAGGCAGGTGATAGGCGGCCCGCAGGTCGTCGCTTTTCCCTACGGCCAGAATCCGGCCGCCGCCAACGGCGACTGCGCCGTCGGCCACGAGCCCCAATTGACCCTGCTGGTCACCCCGTGCCGGTTGCCGGGAAAAGCCCGCGCAGGTCACCACCTCCGTGGCGTTGACCACCAGGAGATCAGCGTCCAGGCTCACGGCAGCCGGATGCCCCCGCTGGCCACGGTTTCGTGGGCCTCGTCATAGCCGGACAGGGCGTGACGGGCCACCCCGATGCCGGGATCGACGGTGAGCACCCGGTTCAGGCGCTCGGCCCGCTCGGGGGTGCCGTCGGCCACGATCACCATGCCGGCGTGCAGGGCATTGCCCATACCCACACCGCCCCCGTGGTGGAACGACACCCAGGAGGCACCGGCTGCGGTGTTCAGGGCGAAATTGAGCAGGGGCCAATCCGCAATGGCATCGGAACCGTCCAGCATGCCTTCGGTCTCGCGGTCCGGGGAAGCGACGGAGCCGGTGTCGAGATGGTCCCGGCCGATGACGATAGGGGCGCTCACCTTGCCGTCGGCAATCAGGCCGTTGATGGTCTCGCCGAACAGGGCCCGGTCGCCGTAGCCGAGCCAACAGATGCGACTTGGCAGACCGAGAAAGGGCACCTTTTCGGCGGCCAAGCGGAGCCAGCGCTGGAGACCCTCGTCATCGGGGAAAAGCTTGAGCAGCGCGGCGTCGATAGTGTGGATATCCTGGGGATCGCCGGACAGGGCCGCCCAGCGGAAGGGACCCATACCCCGGCTGAACAGGGGCCGGATGTAGGCCGGCACGAATCCGGGATAGAGGTATTCCCCGGCGCTGTCCCGGACCGTGAGCCCCGCCACTTCGG
The window above is part of the Candidatus Neomarinimicrobiota bacterium genome. Proteins encoded here:
- the hutU gene encoding urocanate hydratase, which codes for AGQPLSIGLVGNAAEIFPAMVSQGAIPDMVSDQTPAHDLGAYVPIGDLDELDALRRSDLAGYHQRSLDSIAQHVEAILAMQQQGAVTFDYGNNLRAQAEVAGLTVRDSAGEYLYPGFVPAYIRPLFSRGMGPFRWAALSGDPQDIHTIDAALLKLFPDDEGLQRWLRLAAEKVPFLGLPSRICWLGYGDRALFGETINGLIADGKVSAPIVIGRDHLDTGSVASPDRETEGMLDGSDAIADWPLLNFALNTAAGASWVSFHHGGGVGMGNALHAGMVIVADGTPERAERLNRVLTVDPGIGVARHALSGYDEAHETVASGGIRLP